From the genome of Mycoplasma anserisalpingitidis, one region includes:
- the rpsC gene encoding 30S ribosomal protein S3, whose product MGQKVNPNGFRYGVTKAHNTTWYEDKKDFGSKLVEDAKIYNFFDALVRQYQIGQVEVRRTQDNKVTVIVHTAKPAAMLGQEGKNIAELTVKLTKSIKNKNLNVNVQVVELKKPDLNARLLAESIAIKLENRESFRTAQKMAIRNAMRSGAKGIKTAVSGRLNGVDMARTEGYSEGEMKLHTLRQNVDYATATARTTYGAIGVKVWVSLGEILEGDNK is encoded by the coding sequence ATGGGACAAAAAGTCAATCCAAATGGATTCCGTTATGGTGTAACTAAAGCACACAACACAACATGATACGAAGATAAAAAAGACTTTGGATCAAAACTTGTTGAAGATGCTAAAATTTATAATTTCTTTGATGCTTTAGTTCGTCAATATCAAATTGGTCAAGTTGAAGTTAGAAGAACTCAAGATAACAAAGTAACTGTTATTGTACATACAGCTAAACCAGCAGCAATGTTAGGACAAGAAGGTAAAAATATTGCTGAATTAACAGTAAAATTAACAAAATCAATCAAAAACAAAAATCTAAATGTAAATGTTCAAGTTGTAGAACTTAAAAAACCTGATTTAAATGCTAGATTACTTGCTGAATCAATTGCTATTAAATTAGAAAACCGTGAATCATTCCGTACAGCACAAAAAATGGCTATCAGAAACGCTATGCGTTCAGGAGCTAAAGGTATTAAAACCGCTGTTAGTGGACGTTTAAACGGAGTTGATATGGCTCGTACTGAAGGATATTCAGAAGGAGAAATGAAACTTCACACATTAAGACAAAATGTTGATTATGCAACAGCAACAGCTCGTACAACATATGGAGCTATTGGTGTTAAGGTTTGAGTTTCATTAGGAGAAATTTTGGAAGGAGATAACAAATAA
- the rplP gene encoding 50S ribosomal protein L16, translating into MLQPKRTKYRKPFLQKHDKRRAQKGNTVAFGEFGLQAVTSAWVDARQIESARIAITRRMGREGQVIIRIFPHFAKTSKPIGLRMGSGKGSPEKWYTAVKVDTMMFEVSGVREDIARDALRLGGHKLPVKWRIVAKTQGEE; encoded by the coding sequence ATGCTTCAACCAAAGAGAACAAAATACCGTAAACCATTCTTACAAAAACATGACAAAAGACGTGCTCAAAAAGGTAACACTGTTGCTTTTGGAGAATTTGGTTTACAAGCAGTTACAAGTGCTTGAGTAGATGCTCGTCAAATCGAGAGTGCTCGTATCGCTATTACAAGACGTATGGGACGTGAAGGACAAGTTATTATTAGAATTTTCCCTCACTTTGCTAAAACTTCTAAACCTATTGGGTTACGTATGGGATCAGGAAAAGGATCTCCTGAAAAATGATATACAGCAGTTAAAGTTGATACAATGATGTTTGAAGTAAGTGGAGTTAGAGAAGATATTGCTCGTGATGCTCTACGTCTTGGTGGACACAAATTACCAGTTAAATGAAGAATAGTAGCTAAAACACAAGGAGAAGAATAA
- the rpmC gene encoding 50S ribosomal protein L29 codes for MLYKDIKDKSVEELQKLVNDLKAELWTLKFKNATGSLDQTHKINAMRKDIAKVLTALNEKGAK; via the coding sequence ATGTTATACAAAGACATAAAAGACAAATCAGTTGAAGAATTACAAAAATTAGTAAACGATTTAAAAGCTGAATTATGAACATTAAAATTCAAAAATGCTACTGGAAGTTTAGATCAAACACACAAAATTAATGCTATGAGAAAAGACATTGCTAAAGTGTTAACAGCTTTAAATGAAAAAGGAGCTAAATAA
- the rpsQ gene encoding 30S ribosomal protein S17 gives MERNARKTRVGRVVSAGKNEKTIIVAVDTYKKNTLYSKRYKSTKRFAVHDENHEAGLNDIVVIMETRPLSKTKHFRLVSIKEKSQASQGDN, from the coding sequence ATGGAAAGAAACGCAAGAAAAACACGTGTTGGTAGAGTAGTTTCTGCAGGTAAAAACGAAAAAACAATTATTGTTGCAGTTGATACTTACAAGAAAAATACTTTATACTCAAAACGTTACAAATCTACAAAACGTTTTGCAGTTCATGATGAAAACCATGAAGCTGGATTAAATGATATTGTTGTAATCATGGAAACTAGACCACTTTCAAAAACAAAACATTTTAGATTGGTATCAATCAAAGAAAAATCACAAGCTTCACAAGGAGATAATTAA
- the rplN gene encoding 50S ribosomal protein L14 — MLIELSRANVADNSGAKEIGVIRILGGSKKKVANIGDVVVCSVKKAIPNGGVKAGQVVKAVVVRSRYGTKRPNGSYIRFDDNAVVLLKEDLSPRGTRVFGPVAREIRERFPKIVSLAPEVL, encoded by the coding sequence ATGTTAATTGAATTATCAAGAGCTAATGTTGCAGATAACTCTGGTGCAAAAGAAATTGGTGTTATCCGTATTTTAGGTGGAAGCAAAAAGAAAGTGGCAAATATTGGTGATGTTGTTGTATGTTCTGTTAAAAAAGCAATTCCTAATGGTGGAGTTAAAGCAGGACAAGTTGTAAAAGCTGTAGTTGTAAGAAGTCGTTATGGAACAAAACGTCCAAACGGTTCATATATTCGTTTTGATGATAATGCTGTTGTTTTACTTAAAGAAGATTTATCACCACGTGGAACACGTGTGTTCGGACCAGTTGCTCGTGAAATTCGTGAAAGATTCCCAAAAATCGTTTCATTAGCACCTGAAGTATTATAA
- the rplX gene encoding 50S ribosomal protein L24, with product MNKVKFKKGDEVIVIAGREKGKTGRIEKIDSKKQTVIIKDLNMVTKHNKPSQMNTEGSISNIEAPIHVSNVAYLVKKAGKNTNAQFSKIGFQVNKDGKKVRIAKKTKKEI from the coding sequence ATGAATAAAGTTAAATTTAAAAAAGGTGATGAAGTTATTGTAATTGCTGGAAGAGAAAAAGGTAAAACAGGAAGAATTGAAAAAATCGATTCTAAAAAACAAACAGTTATTATCAAAGATTTAAATATGGTTACAAAACACAACAAACCATCACAAATGAATACAGAAGGTTCAATATCAAACATCGAAGCTCCAATCCATGTTTCAAACGTAGCATATTTAGTAAAAAAAGCTGGTAAAAATACAAACGCTCAATTTTCAAAAATTGGATTCCAAGTAAACAAAGATGGTAAAAAAGTAAGAATCGCTAAGAAAACTAAGAAGGAAATTTAA
- the rplE gene encoding 50S ribosomal protein L5: MIMNLKQVYLEKAVPALREKYNYSSIMEVPRIEKIVINMTAGKEVSNSKAIEEVLNELTQITSQKPFQTRAKKSNASWKLREGMPMGGKVTLRRERMWDFLEKLINVAMPRIRDFRGANPKAFDGRGNFALGIKEEIIFPEIEFDKIRRIKGLDVLIVTTAKTNKEARTLLELVGVPFEKKGDK, encoded by the coding sequence TTAATTATGAATTTAAAACAAGTTTATTTAGAGAAAGCAGTTCCTGCTTTAAGAGAAAAATACAATTACTCATCTATTATGGAAGTTCCAAGAATTGAAAAAATTGTTATCAACATGACAGCTGGTAAAGAAGTTTCAAACTCAAAAGCTATTGAAGAAGTTTTAAATGAATTAACACAAATCACAAGTCAAAAACCATTCCAAACAAGAGCTAAAAAATCTAATGCTTCTTGAAAATTACGTGAAGGTATGCCTATGGGTGGAAAAGTAACTTTACGTAGAGAAAGAATGTGAGATTTCTTAGAAAAATTAATTAATGTTGCAATGCCACGTATTCGTGATTTCCGTGGTGCAAACCCTAAAGCATTTGATGGTAGAGGAAACTTTGCTTTAGGAATTAAAGAAGAAATTATCTTCCCTGAAATTGAATTCGACAAAATCCGTCGTATCAAAGGATTAGACGTATTAATTGTAACTACTGCTAAAACAAACAAAGAAGCTAGAACATTACTAGAATTAGTTGGTGTACCATTTGAGAAAAAAGGAGATAAATAA
- a CDS encoding type Z 30S ribosomal protein S14 produces the protein MARKALIEKAKRHPKFSTRAYTRCELCGRPHSVLRKYKICRICFRGLANEGKIPGMKKASW, from the coding sequence ATGGCTAGAAAAGCATTAATCGAAAAAGCTAAACGTCACCCTAAATTCTCAACACGTGCATATACACGTTGTGAATTATGTGGACGTCCACACTCAGTATTAAGAAAATATAAAATTTGTCGTATCTGCTTCAGAGGCTTAGCTAATGAAGGAAAAATTCCAGGTATGAAGAAAGCGAGTTGATAA
- the rpsH gene encoding 30S ribosomal protein S8: MFITDPISDMIVRIKNSNQRKHKTVSIPYSNKKAKILDLILAEGYISSYAVEGEGVEKSLVVTLKYKGSQSAIVGIKRISKPGLRVYVKADELPKVLSGYGTAIISTSKGIMTDKTARKENVGGEVIAHIW; the protein is encoded by the coding sequence ATGTTTATTACAGATCCTATTTCAGATATGATCGTTCGTATCAAAAATTCTAATCAAAGAAAACACAAAACTGTTTCAATTCCTTACTCAAATAAAAAAGCAAAAATTCTAGATTTAATTTTAGCTGAAGGATACATTTCATCTTATGCAGTGGAAGGTGAAGGTGTTGAAAAATCATTAGTAGTTACATTAAAATATAAAGGTTCACAATCAGCAATCGTAGGAATTAAACGTATTTCAAAACCAGGTTTAAGAGTATACGTTAAAGCTGATGAATTACCTAAAGTATTATCAGGTTATGGAACAGCAATTATTTCAACTTCAAAAGGTATTATGACTGATAAAACAGCTAGAAAGGAAAATGTTGGGGGAGAAGTTATCGCCCACATTTGATAG
- the rplF gene encoding 50S ribosomal protein L6: MSRVGNRVLNIPAGTTVTVNDTLVTVSGKLGKLERQFSPLITVKVENNQVTTLRANEEKHTKQLHGTTNAHISNMIIGVSKGFQKELAINGVGYKAVYKENQLHVSAGYSHDVILNVPSDVKVEVPKPTIVIVSGINKQSVGEFAANVRAIRKPNPYSGKGIAYKGEKIRRKEGKTASK; the protein is encoded by the coding sequence ATGTCTCGTGTTGGAAATAGAGTTCTTAACATTCCTGCTGGAACAACAGTTACTGTAAATGATACTTTAGTTACAGTAAGTGGAAAATTAGGAAAATTAGAAAGACAATTTAGTCCATTAATCACTGTTAAAGTTGAAAATAATCAAGTTACAACACTTCGTGCAAATGAAGAAAAACACACTAAACAATTACATGGAACAACAAATGCTCACATTTCAAATATGATCATTGGTGTTTCAAAAGGATTCCAAAAAGAATTAGCAATTAATGGGGTTGGATATAAAGCAGTGTATAAAGAAAATCAACTTCATGTTTCTGCTGGTTACTCACATGATGTTATTTTAAATGTTCCTTCTGATGTTAAAGTTGAAGTTCCTAAACCTACAATTGTTATTGTTTCAGGAATCAACAAACAATCAGTTGGTGAATTTGCAGCTAATGTTAGAGCAATTAGAAAACCTAATCCATACTCAGGAAAAGGTATTGCATATAAAGGTGAAAAA